From a region of the uncultured Draconibacterium sp. genome:
- a CDS encoding Wzz/FepE/Etk N-terminal domain-containing protein has translation MTEEIKSNQLAEDEIDLIALAKTLWDNRRFIIITVAIFMVLGVAVALLTPKEYTASTTLVPQVSKGSTRMGGLSSLAAMAGFNLNDMTGSSGELSPMVYPQIVKSVPFQLELMNTPFRFPGQEDALSIYTYYTEVKEPGFLEGLKKYTIGLPGVIIKAIRGEQVTNAPMTNDSMTNDSMTSDYITLTEKQDKVRKMLSDKVNLEVNDKDGYLTLSATTLDPKLAAQLTTKAQTLLQNTITEFKIEKANTQLDFIRERYNEKKKAFEEAQATLAQFRDRNKNVTSALARTTEEQLQNEYQLAFEVYSQLAQQLEQAQIQVKEDTPVFSVLKPVTVPLEDNASGFTTLVIFIFLGAVIGVGWLLGKEILETLKERWNTPGA, from the coding sequence ATGACCGAAGAAATAAAAAGCAACCAGCTAGCAGAGGACGAAATCGACCTGATCGCCCTCGCTAAGACCTTGTGGGACAACCGGAGATTTATAATCATAACAGTAGCCATCTTTATGGTTCTGGGAGTAGCCGTAGCCTTGCTTACCCCAAAAGAATACACGGCTTCCACCACGTTGGTGCCTCAGGTTTCCAAGGGCTCTACCAGAATGGGCGGACTGTCATCATTGGCAGCTATGGCCGGGTTTAACCTGAACGACATGACAGGAAGCTCCGGCGAACTCTCCCCTATGGTCTATCCACAAATTGTAAAAAGTGTCCCCTTTCAGCTCGAACTCATGAACACCCCCTTTCGTTTTCCCGGGCAGGAAGACGCGCTGAGTATCTACACCTACTACACGGAAGTAAAAGAACCCGGATTTTTAGAAGGTTTGAAAAAATACACCATCGGACTTCCCGGCGTAATCATCAAAGCCATAAGAGGTGAACAAGTGACCAACGCCCCAATGACCAATGACTCAATGACCAATGACTCAATGACCAGTGACTATATAACACTCACTGAAAAGCAAGACAAAGTACGTAAAATGCTTAGCGACAAGGTAAATCTCGAAGTAAACGACAAAGATGGCTACCTGACCCTCTCAGCAACCACCCTCGACCCGAAACTGGCCGCACAGCTCACCACAAAAGCACAAACACTACTACAAAATACCATTACCGAGTTTAAAATCGAAAAAGCCAACACACAACTCGATTTTATCCGGGAGCGCTACAACGAAAAAAAGAAAGCCTTTGAAGAAGCGCAGGCCACGCTGGCCCAGTTCCGCGACCGTAATAAAAATGTGACCTCTGCCCTGGCACGCACCACCGAAGAACAGCTGCAAAACGAATACCAGCTGGCTTTTGAAGTGTATTCGCAATTGGCACAACAACTCGAGCAGGCCCAAATACAGGTAAAAGAAGATACGCCCGTTTTTTCGGTACTGAAACCGGTTACTGTGCCCTTGGAAGATAATGCTAGCGGATTTACAACACTGGTTATCTTTATTTTTTTAGGTGCAGTGATTGGTGTTGGTTGGCTTCTGGGAAAAGAGATTTTAGAAACACTTAAAGAACGATGGAATACTCCCGGAGCATAA
- a CDS encoding MOP flippase family protein translates to MTLKQKTINGLFWSFIDSFANQGVQFIVGIVLARILSPREFGLIGMLTIFIAISQSFVDSGFSNALIRKKNCTQEDYSTVFYFNLLVGLVFYFLLFVSAGSISNFFNEPQLNLLLKVLGIGVLLNAIGIIQRTILTKEINFKLQTRVSIVASIGSGTIAITMALMDYGVWSLVGLTLARFGLNTLFLWIWAKWKPLKVFSKESFNELFAFGSKLLISGLIDTIYRNVYYLIIGKYFSAIELGYYTRANQFKAFPSQNLNSIIGRVSYPVLSSIQDDKEKLRLAYQKIIRTTMLVTFCLMLGMAAVAKPMILTLIGEKWLPSVIYLQMLCFVGMFYPLHALNLNMLQVQGRSDLFLRLEIIKKILAIPTIIIGIFFGIKLMIAGMMVNTLIAYYLNSYWSGKMIGYSFGQQVKDIFPSLLLALLMAATVFILGNFLELAPIMKLFIQVLCGIVFIFAVGELSRFNDYIYLKSLVFEKISTFRKNEKVR, encoded by the coding sequence TTGACACTTAAACAAAAAACCATAAACGGACTCTTCTGGAGCTTTATCGACAGTTTTGCCAACCAGGGGGTACAATTTATTGTAGGTATTGTTTTGGCGCGTATTCTATCTCCACGGGAATTTGGGTTAATCGGAATGCTAACCATATTTATTGCCATTTCCCAATCATTTGTTGATAGCGGTTTTAGTAATGCCCTTATACGAAAAAAGAACTGTACACAAGAGGATTACTCAACTGTATTTTATTTCAACCTGCTGGTTGGCCTTGTTTTTTACTTCCTGCTTTTTGTTTCGGCAGGTAGCATCAGTAACTTTTTTAACGAACCACAATTAAACCTGCTGCTAAAGGTACTCGGAATAGGCGTACTGCTAAATGCCATCGGTATTATTCAACGGACCATTCTTACCAAAGAAATAAACTTTAAACTGCAAACCCGTGTATCCATTGTAGCTTCTATTGGTTCCGGCACCATTGCAATAACAATGGCCTTGATGGATTATGGGGTATGGAGTCTTGTCGGATTAACTCTTGCGCGTTTTGGACTAAACACCCTGTTCTTATGGATTTGGGCCAAATGGAAACCATTAAAGGTGTTTAGCAAAGAATCTTTTAACGAACTGTTTGCTTTTGGAAGTAAACTGTTAATTAGCGGATTAATCGATACCATCTACCGAAATGTTTACTATTTAATTATCGGCAAATATTTCTCGGCCATAGAACTCGGATATTATACCCGTGCCAATCAATTTAAAGCATTCCCCTCCCAAAACCTTAATAGCATTATTGGACGAGTTAGTTATCCGGTGTTGTCAAGCATACAAGACGATAAAGAAAAGCTTCGGCTCGCTTATCAAAAAATAATTCGAACAACCATGTTGGTTACCTTTTGCCTGATGCTGGGTATGGCAGCAGTGGCTAAGCCAATGATTTTAACCCTGATTGGCGAAAAGTGGTTACCCTCGGTAATTTATTTACAAATGCTTTGTTTTGTGGGTATGTTTTATCCCTTACATGCCCTCAACTTAAACATGTTGCAGGTACAAGGCAGAAGCGATCTTTTTTTACGCCTCGAAATCATAAAAAAAATACTCGCCATACCGACAATAATCATCGGTATTTTTTTCGGAATAAAGCTGATGATAGCAGGGATGATGGTGAATACCCTAATTGCCTATTATTTAAACAGCTACTGGTCGGGTAAAATGATTGGCTATTCGTTTGGCCAGCAGGTAAAAGATATATTTCCATCACTCTTGCTGGCCCTGCTTATGGCCGCTACCGTTTTTATTCTCGGAAACTTTCTGGAACTTGCCCCCATTATGAAGTTATTCATTCAGGTACTTTGCGGAATCGTATTTATTTTTGCCGTTGGCGAGTTAAGCCGCTTTAACGACTATATCTATTTGAAATCTTTAGTTTTTGAAAAAATATCAACCTTCAGAAAAAATGAAAAAGTTAGATAA
- a CDS encoding DegT/DnrJ/EryC1/StrS family aminotransferase, producing MKKLDNPIYVTQPSLPELEEFIPYLQQIWDNKILTNNGPFHKKLEKELADFLGVPYISLFANGTLALVSALQVLRITGEVITTPYSFVATTHSLWWNNIKPVFVDIEPEFGNIDPEKIEAAITPKTTAILPVHVYGNPCKVERIQEIADIYGLKVIYDAAHCFGVNYKKQGICNFGDLSILSFHATKVFNTMEGGAIVCHDKATKKRIDYLKNFGFAGETTVMAPGINSKMNEMQAALGLVQIKHYQENITKRKTIVDSYRKGLANIEGITMLPLPENTDSNHAYFPIFVDEKTYGISRDQLYEKLKQNNIFARRYFYPLISEFPMYKGLESSCTENLSTANRMAKEVICLPLYPDLLLETVSEICLYINSKAIK from the coding sequence ATGAAAAAGTTAGATAACCCAATTTACGTGACCCAGCCTTCGCTGCCCGAATTGGAAGAATTTATTCCTTACCTCCAACAAATTTGGGACAATAAAATCCTAACCAACAACGGGCCTTTTCACAAGAAACTCGAAAAAGAGCTGGCCGATTTTCTGGGTGTCCCCTATATTTCGCTGTTTGCCAACGGAACACTGGCATTAGTAAGCGCTTTACAGGTATTGCGAATTACCGGTGAGGTAATTACAACGCCCTACAGTTTTGTAGCAACCACCCACAGCCTGTGGTGGAATAACATTAAACCTGTTTTTGTTGACATTGAACCGGAATTTGGAAACATCGACCCCGAAAAAATAGAGGCCGCTATTACACCGAAAACAACAGCCATTCTTCCGGTTCATGTTTACGGTAATCCCTGTAAAGTAGAACGTATTCAGGAAATTGCAGACATTTATGGACTGAAAGTAATTTACGATGCCGCTCATTGTTTTGGCGTAAACTATAAAAAACAAGGCATTTGCAACTTTGGCGATCTTTCCATTTTAAGTTTCCATGCTACCAAAGTATTCAATACCATGGAAGGCGGGGCAATTGTTTGCCACGACAAAGCCACAAAAAAACGTATTGACTACCTCAAAAACTTTGGTTTTGCAGGCGAAACTACTGTTATGGCTCCTGGAATCAATTCAAAAATGAACGAAATGCAGGCGGCCTTGGGGCTGGTGCAAATAAAACATTACCAGGAAAATATTACAAAAAGAAAAACCATTGTTGATAGTTACAGAAAAGGGCTTGCCAATATAGAAGGTATCACCATGCTGCCACTTCCCGAAAATACCGACTCTAACCATGCCTATTTCCCAATTTTTGTCGATGAAAAAACATATGGAATTTCGCGTGATCAACTTTATGAAAAACTCAAGCAAAATAACATTTTTGCCCGACGCTACTTCTACCCGCTTATCAGCGAGTTTCCAATGTATAAAGGGCTGGAATCTTCATGTACAGAAAATCTTTCCACGGCAAATAGAATGGCAAAAGAAGTAATTTGCTTGCCTCTTTATCCTGATCTACTATTAGAAACTGTATCCGAGATTTGCCTATATATTAACTCGAAAGCCATTAAATAA
- a CDS encoding peptidase, which translates to MKNTREFLSRIGLPEGDLTNMQTSEKRFSDGAQYRFEVPGIQGPASMEALMEEVINLNLTIHRVTQTKGIMLLTDNEIQEMVNLAKIGKVELVLSIGPRATYDTSASVLTPEGQRMGLRLRGQEQIVRAIEDVKRANTLGCNSFLLYDEGLLWILNEMRIMGELPRNIKFKISAHTGNGNPCSAKVLQNLGADSINPVRDLQLPMLAAIRQAINIPIDLHTENPASSGGFIRHYEVPEMIKYCAPVFLKTGGSVAKTHGWNTTAAEAKQRAKQVSLVKRVIDQYYPEAIGSKKGSIE; encoded by the coding sequence ATGAAAAATACGCGAGAATTTTTATCAAGAATTGGGTTGCCGGAAGGTGATTTAACAAATATGCAGACATCGGAGAAACGATTTTCAGATGGAGCACAGTATCGTTTTGAGGTTCCGGGTATCCAAGGGCCTGCCTCTATGGAAGCTTTAATGGAAGAAGTAATTAATTTGAATCTTACCATTCATAGAGTTACCCAAACCAAAGGAATTATGTTATTAACCGATAATGAAATTCAAGAAATGGTTAACCTTGCCAAGATAGGGAAGGTTGAACTGGTATTATCTATTGGTCCTCGCGCCACCTACGACACCAGTGCATCAGTACTCACTCCAGAAGGACAACGAATGGGATTACGCCTTAGAGGACAAGAACAAATTGTAAGAGCAATAGAAGACGTAAAAAGAGCTAATACCCTGGGCTGCAATTCATTTCTATTATACGACGAAGGACTACTTTGGATCCTTAACGAAATGAGAATAATGGGGGAATTACCAAGAAATATAAAATTTAAGATTTCAGCACATACTGGAAATGGGAATCCGTGTTCGGCAAAAGTTTTGCAGAACCTAGGAGCCGATTCAATTAATCCTGTTAGAGATTTGCAGTTGCCAATGCTAGCTGCAATTCGACAGGCAATTAATATTCCAATTGACTTACATACCGAAAATCCTGCCTCTTCTGGAGGTTTTATTCGACATTATGAAGTTCCTGAAATGATAAAATATTGTGCACCAGTTTTCCTAAAAACCGGTGGTTCTGTTGCAAAAACTCACGGATGGAATACAACCGCAGCTGAAGCAAAACAACGGGCAAAACAGGTAAGCTTGGTGAAACGGGTAATCGATCAATATTATCCAGAAGCAATCGGTTCAAAAAAAGGTTCAATTGAATAA
- a CDS encoding 2-hydroxyacid dehydrogenase — MPRILLTNKYSSPVLEVVKSLLPAGFEFDSLDSSAKESLLKKAPLADYFLASGRLKIDKAIIDAAVNLKMIQRTGVGTDTLDLETLKNRNIPVYVNKGVNSVAVAEHTILLLFSTLRKLPMADSSVRDGVWKKNDIGIECHSLENKNIGLVGLGNIGLNVARMLKPFNVKIYYSDISRQPLEIEEKFNLQYSDFNELLPKVDILSLHCPLTLETRGILGKEEFKVMKNSAFVINTGRGSLIKQSELIAALKNKEIAGVGLDVFENEPIEKDNLLFEMKNVVLTPHVGGLTIETFSKMIRDAFSNIELFEKGEFKKIENKLLK; from the coding sequence ATGCCACGCATCCTTTTAACTAATAAATACAGCAGCCCGGTATTAGAAGTTGTAAAAAGCTTACTTCCAGCTGGTTTTGAATTTGATTCATTAGACTCTTCAGCAAAAGAATCTTTATTGAAAAAAGCACCATTGGCAGATTACTTTTTAGCTAGTGGCAGGCTGAAAATTGATAAAGCTATCATTGATGCTGCGGTAAATTTAAAAATGATTCAACGTACTGGAGTAGGTACAGATACACTGGATTTAGAAACATTAAAGAATAGAAACATACCTGTTTACGTAAACAAAGGTGTTAACTCTGTGGCGGTAGCAGAGCACACAATATTACTGTTGTTTTCAACTTTACGAAAACTACCAATGGCTGATTCAAGCGTTAGAGATGGCGTTTGGAAAAAAAATGATATTGGCATAGAATGCCATAGTTTAGAAAACAAAAATATCGGTTTAGTTGGTCTTGGAAATATAGGATTAAATGTAGCTAGGATGCTTAAACCATTTAATGTAAAAATCTATTATTCCGACATTTCAAGACAACCACTTGAAATTGAAGAAAAATTTAATCTACAGTATTCTGATTTTAACGAATTATTACCAAAAGTAGATATACTTAGCTTACATTGCCCTTTAACTCTTGAAACAAGAGGAATATTAGGAAAAGAGGAATTTAAGGTAATGAAGAATAGTGCTTTTGTAATTAATACTGGTAGAGGATCACTTATTAAACAAAGCGAACTTATAGCTGCGTTAAAAAATAAAGAAATTGCTGGGGTAGGTCTAGATGTATTTGAAAATGAGCCAATCGAAAAAGACAACCTTCTTTTTGAAATGAAAAATGTTGTTTTAACACCTCATGTTGGTGGCTTAACTATTGAAACCTTCAGCAAAATGATACGTGATGCATTTTCAAATATTGAATTATTTGAAAAAGGAGAGTTTAAAAAAATAGAAAATAAGTTGTTAAAGTGA
- a CDS encoding MmgE/PrpD family protein — MKNITTQYIDSLFNLSKQEYSEDIIRIVKRFLLDYIGVTIAGAKILETENGKYFEQIQTNGIYKVIGYNKATDIYSAALINGINSHICELDDGVRQGSIHPGSPIFSALLALADSGQISGTDLIRGAIVGYEASIRLAIAIQPHHRNLGFHATATCGTVGVAIAVSAALNYSKEKYHDVLSAACTNLSGMLAVTKGSSELKPYHGGKAAVSGLMAAIVGGHMFSGLDNVLDGDWGVLNMYTDSYNVNPLIAPISMSSLGIHKVYMKPFAACRHAHPSIEAILNIKKDHIIDIANIDRINVFTYKLATKGHEHTKIEGITSAKMSIPYGISVAMILGNAGLYEYTEDIISKQEILDLTSKVTVVFDEELDALVPQKRPAKVEVVLNDNSVFTSIVELAKGEPENPLTENEAKNKFKSLCQFAKKSDVEIYQIFNSVSIIDNSIEELIKLL; from the coding sequence GTGAAAAATATAACAACTCAATATATTGATAGTTTATTTAACTTATCAAAACAAGAATATTCTGAGGATATAATTCGTATAGTTAAGCGTTTTTTGTTGGACTATATTGGAGTTACAATTGCCGGAGCAAAAATACTTGAAACAGAAAATGGAAAGTATTTTGAGCAAATTCAAACTAATGGAATATATAAGGTAATTGGATATAACAAAGCAACTGATATATATAGTGCCGCTTTAATTAACGGAATTAATTCACATATTTGTGAGTTAGATGATGGCGTAAGACAAGGGAGTATTCATCCTGGATCACCAATTTTTTCAGCACTTCTAGCATTAGCAGATAGTGGGCAAATCAGCGGAACAGATTTAATTCGTGGTGCAATTGTAGGATATGAAGCGTCTATTAGGCTTGCAATTGCTATTCAACCTCATCATAGGAATCTTGGATTTCATGCAACGGCAACTTGTGGTACAGTTGGAGTAGCAATAGCTGTATCTGCAGCCTTAAACTATTCTAAAGAAAAATATCATGATGTATTATCGGCGGCGTGTACAAATTTATCCGGTATGCTTGCTGTAACAAAAGGCAGCTCTGAATTAAAACCCTATCATGGTGGTAAAGCAGCCGTATCTGGTTTAATGGCAGCAATAGTTGGTGGCCATATGTTTTCTGGCTTAGATAATGTGCTTGATGGAGATTGGGGAGTATTAAATATGTATACCGACAGTTACAATGTTAATCCATTAATTGCGCCAATTTCAATGTCTAGTTTAGGAATTCATAAAGTATATATGAAACCGTTTGCTGCATGTCGACATGCCCACCCTTCTATTGAAGCAATATTAAACATTAAAAAAGATCATATAATTGATATTGCAAATATTGATAGAATTAATGTTTTTACATATAAGCTTGCGACAAAAGGGCACGAACACACTAAAATAGAGGGAATTACATCTGCAAAAATGAGCATTCCTTACGGTATTTCAGTCGCAATGATATTAGGTAATGCTGGCTTATATGAATACACTGAAGACATTATTTCTAAACAAGAAATATTAGATTTAACCAGTAAGGTTACTGTTGTTTTTGATGAAGAACTAGATGCTTTGGTGCCTCAAAAAAGACCAGCTAAGGTTGAAGTAGTTTTAAATGATAATTCAGTTTTCACTTCAATTGTTGAGTTAGCTAAAGGTGAACCAGAAAATCCTTTAACAGAAAATGAAGCCAAGAACAAATTTAAATCATTATGTCAGTTTGCAAAGAAGTCGGATGTAGAAATATATCAAATATTTAATTCTGTTTCAATCATAGATAACAGTATTGAAGAGCTTATAAAATTATTATAA
- a CDS encoding ATP-grasp domain-containing protein: protein MEKNKVAIVLGGTNPHIALIENLKNRGYYTVLIDYTKNPPAKEYADEHLQESTLDKDLVVSIAKDYKAEVVISCCIDQANAIACYAAEKLSLPRPYSYKTAINVTDKCLMKDIMAAHNVRTSKHVTVSEYDNNLFKNFTYPLVTKPSDSTGSKGVRKANNSSELKNYIQAAIELSRTNKAVVEEFVEGFEIQIDCFIKNKKAQVVMIRQKKHVRLEGDFAMQTLGSTIPPRLEDKTLQQINEVANGIAQAFELNNSPLFIQAIVNNTGDVNVIEFAPRVGGGLSFRLIKMYSGFDFLDATIDSFFNIEPKIEIENDNSGMHLESVIIYANEGVYNKTVGQNELLNDGTIEEFFEFSTRGTQIGSDMSTRSRVCAFIIKGNSISEIIEKKRKSIEQINIWDINGDQLMKKELYL from the coding sequence ATGGAGAAGAATAAAGTTGCAATAGTATTAGGTGGGACAAACCCTCATATTGCTTTAATTGAAAACTTAAAAAATAGAGGTTACTATACAGTTCTAATTGATTATACAAAGAACCCTCCTGCAAAAGAATATGCTGACGAGCATCTTCAGGAAAGCACGTTAGATAAAGATTTAGTTGTTTCTATTGCAAAAGATTATAAAGCAGAAGTTGTAATTAGCTGTTGTATCGACCAAGCAAACGCAATTGCTTGTTATGCAGCTGAAAAACTTAGTCTACCAAGGCCATATTCTTATAAAACAGCAATAAATGTAACAGATAAATGTTTAATGAAAGACATTATGGCTGCTCATAATGTACGAACAAGTAAGCATGTTACCGTTTCGGAATATGATAATAATTTATTTAAGAACTTTACCTACCCTTTGGTAACTAAACCTTCCGATAGTACAGGTTCGAAAGGAGTAAGAAAAGCAAATAATTCGAGTGAACTTAAGAATTATATTCAAGCTGCCATTGAATTAAGTAGAACAAATAAAGCTGTTGTTGAAGAATTTGTTGAAGGATTTGAAATTCAAATAGACTGTTTTATAAAAAATAAAAAGGCACAGGTTGTTATGATAAGGCAAAAAAAACATGTGCGACTTGAGGGTGATTTTGCAATGCAAACACTGGGTTCAACAATCCCGCCAAGATTAGAAGATAAAACATTACAGCAAATAAATGAAGTTGCAAATGGTATTGCACAAGCATTTGAATTAAATAACTCTCCATTATTTATTCAAGCTATTGTAAATAATACCGGCGATGTAAATGTTATAGAATTTGCCCCCAGAGTAGGAGGAGGATTAAGTTTTCGATTAATAAAGATGTATTCGGGGTTCGATTTTTTAGATGCAACTATTGATTCATTTTTTAATATCGAGCCAAAAATTGAGATTGAGAATGATAATTCAGGAATGCATCTAGAATCTGTTATCATTTATGCTAATGAAGGTGTATATAACAAAACTGTGGGGCAAAATGAATTACTGAATGACGGTACTATTGAGGAGTTTTTTGAATTTTCAACAAGAGGAACGCAGATAGGTTCAGACATGTCAACCAGAAGCCGAGTTTGTGCGTTTATCATTAAAGGGAATAGCATATCTGAAATAATTGAAAAAAAACGGAAATCAATAGAACAAATTAATATTTGGGACATTAATGGAGATCAATTAATGAAGAAAGAGCTTTATCTCTAA
- a CDS encoding HpcH/HpaI aldolase/citrate lyase family protein, translating into MKHHLYNTDFKFVKTPCEFNKHTNKNLLQYCLGATLYMPGTKNFTQSILTKKILGLTSMVMCFEDAIAKESLSEAESNVLKVLEDISEAIDKNIITIDDIPLIFLRVRNTQQFIDFSKRLNKKQVKVLTGFVFPKFDSSNGYLYLNQLELLNKSYGEILYGMPILESKELILKESRYTELLKIQTLLRPFRNIILNVRVGATDLSSWFGVRRGMNYTVYDILPVRDCLSDVLNFLNRVGDDYIISAPVWEYFLASKKMKFQDTLESSIHHSLIKRQPIINEAVDGLLREVILDKANGFIGKTVIHPSHIPYVNAMQAVTKEAYEDALQILDTSGGVIKSSKSNKMNEIKPHRYWAEKIALKAKAYGVIESEDDYIKLFS; encoded by the coding sequence ATGAAACATCATCTCTACAATACCGATTTTAAGTTTGTTAAAACTCCTTGTGAATTCAACAAACACACCAATAAAAACTTGTTGCAATATTGCTTGGGCGCAACGTTATATATGCCAGGAACAAAGAATTTCACTCAATCAATTCTAACAAAAAAAATTCTTGGACTAACATCCATGGTCATGTGCTTTGAAGATGCAATTGCCAAAGAATCGTTATCGGAAGCTGAAAGTAATGTGTTAAAAGTCTTGGAAGACATATCAGAAGCCATTGATAAAAATATTATTACAATAGATGATATACCCCTAATATTTCTTAGGGTACGTAACACTCAACAGTTTATTGACTTTTCAAAAAGACTAAACAAAAAACAAGTAAAAGTTTTAACTGGTTTTGTATTCCCGAAGTTTGATAGCAGTAATGGCTACCTTTACCTTAACCAATTAGAGCTATTAAACAAATCGTATGGTGAGATACTTTATGGAATGCCTATACTTGAAAGCAAAGAGTTAATTTTAAAAGAGTCAAGATATACTGAACTATTAAAAATTCAGACACTATTACGTCCTTTTAGAAACATAATCCTTAATGTTCGGGTTGGTGCTACCGATCTTTCTTCATGGTTCGGAGTACGAAGAGGAATGAATTATACAGTTTACGACATTCTTCCTGTTCGAGATTGTTTATCTGATGTTTTAAATTTCTTAAACAGGGTAGGTGATGACTATATTATTTCAGCACCTGTTTGGGAGTACTTTTTGGCAAGTAAGAAGATGAAATTTCAAGACACTTTAGAAAGTAGTATTCATCACTCATTAATTAAACGCCAACCAATTATTAACGAAGCTGTTGATGGACTTTTACGTGAAGTTATTTTAGACAAAGCCAACGGCTTTATTGGAAAGACGGTAATTCATCCGAGCCATATCCCTTATGTAAATGCCATGCAGGCAGTTACAAAAGAAGCATACGAAGATGCTTTACAAATACTTGATACCTCGGGAGGTGTAATAAAAAGTTCGAAATCGAATAAAATGAACGAAATAAAACCTCATCGATATTGGGCTGAAAAAATTGCTCTGAAAGCAAAAGCTTATGGAGTAATTGAAAGTGAAGATGATTATATTAAACTCTTTTCCTAG
- a CDS encoding fumarate hydratase C-terminal domain-containing protein — protein sequence MISIATPISESDISNLKVGDMVSLSGFIYTGRDAVLPKIVSLIKNDQLHTFNINLKGSVIFHTAVSPAGVGPTSSNKFDIESSIPSLSKAGVKLHLGKGALKPETIAELNRYNSVFAVIPPVTALLEDKTISKKVVAFPELGMEALHLLEIKDYPAIIAAVNGKSIYDEL from the coding sequence ATGATAAGCATAGCTACACCAATTTCGGAAAGTGACATTTCAAACCTTAAAGTTGGGGATATGGTCTCCCTTTCAGGTTTCATTTATACAGGTCGCGATGCGGTTTTACCTAAAATTGTTTCACTAATAAAGAACGACCAACTTCATACTTTTAATATCAATTTGAAAGGATCAGTTATCTTCCATACGGCCGTTAGTCCGGCAGGAGTTGGACCAACATCAAGTAATAAATTCGATATCGAAAGCAGCATTCCTTCCCTATCAAAAGCTGGTGTAAAACTTCATTTGGGAAAAGGTGCATTAAAGCCCGAAACAATTGCTGAACTAAATAGATACAATTCCGTTTTTGCAGTAATTCCTCCCGTAACAGCACTGCTCGAAGATAAAACCATAAGTAAAAAAGTAGTTGCATTTCCTGAATTAGGCATGGAAGCATTACACCTGTTAGAAATAAAAGACTATCCTGCAATTATTGCTGCAGTTAACGGCAAAAGTATATACGATGAGCTATAA
- a CDS encoding fumarate hydratase, producing the protein MSYNSTEIINKVKETLITAGSTFSDDKKEVYRQAIEKESQPQAKWVLENTLKNALAAEKKRSPLCDDSGIPHLFLEVGPNQKVSGQLIADIHKGIYEGLNALPGRPMAIMGNDFERIDQSGGLNVDPGAMLPAPLIIKPTNEDVLRLHVLMHGGGPEIRGKTFRVFHKHSVSVVTDEIIEWTVEAASKLGCSPITLAVGIGRSHFEATSLMMEAMVFGNHLVQSDMEQEITTRLNKTNIGPLGLGGDTTALSTFLRVGPQRASGIRVVSMRPCCSIEPRKASVLL; encoded by the coding sequence ATGAGCTATAACAGTACAGAAATAATCAATAAAGTAAAAGAAACTTTAATCACTGCCGGTTCTACTTTCAGCGATGATAAAAAAGAAGTTTATCGACAAGCTATTGAAAAGGAATCGCAACCACAAGCCAAATGGGTACTCGAAAATACATTAAAAAATGCACTTGCTGCAGAAAAAAAACGCAGTCCTTTGTGCGACGACTCAGGCATTCCTCACTTATTCCTTGAAGTTGGACCAAACCAGAAAGTTAGTGGGCAGCTAATTGCTGATATTCATAAAGGAATTTATGAAGGGTTGAATGCTTTACCTGGCCGTCCAATGGCCATTATGGGCAACGATTTTGAACGCATCGATCAGTCTGGCGGGTTAAATGTTGACCCAGGAGCTATGCTCCCTGCTCCTCTTATTATTAAACCAACCAATGAAGATGTACTCCGATTACATGTTTTGATGCATGGTGGAGGCCCTGAAATAAGGGGAAAAACTTTTCGTGTATTCCATAAACACAGCGTATCGGTAGTTACTGATGAAATTATTGAATGGACCGTTGAAGCGGCAAGTAAATTAGGATGTTCTCCCATTACTTTAGCTGTAGGCATTGGCCGTTCGCATTTCGAAGCCACCTCGCTAATGATGGAAGCCATGGTATTTGGGAATCATTTAGTACAAAGCGACATGGAACAGGAGATAACAACCAGGCTTAATAAAACGAATATCGGTCCGTTGGGACTGGGAGGTGATACAACAGCACTAAGTACTTTTTTAAGGGTTGGACCGCAAAGAGCAAGCGGCATTCGGGTTGTTTCAATGCGCCCGTGTTGTAGTATTGAACCACGAAAAGCAAGTGTACTATTATAA